A genomic stretch from Thermodesulfobacteriota bacterium includes:
- a CDS encoding sigma 54-interacting transcriptional regulator encodes MRENFDWVASLFMTVRTHCYKLDRVMAYPPTEFLKSRRRDIVLIKLNSLFLPFAVKVTKTKKTRKGQSATSVRTKEAKGRNDESVETKGELENSLSLLRATLESTADGILVVDRAGKIVTYNQKFVDMWSIPASIMESRDDARALEFVLDQLKNPDAFVKRVEELYEQPDKESYDVLEFKDGRIFERYSQPQRVGETIVGRVWSFRDVTDRKCIERELEDREKRLKRQNEVLLELASSRILEQGNLDAALREIAEAAARTLDVERVNIWLYDDTRSRVKCVEQYELSGRVHSKGYELSAADYPRYFKALEEERIIAAHDAHTDPRTREFSSSYLTPFGITSLLDAPIRVEGRMVGLICHENVGPARQWSLEEQHFAGSMADFISLAIEAWERKTAEDALKESLAQLSKKSRYESIISTVTRSVHQSLNLEDVLENAVDVMSKNIGGAENVGIWLVEGDEAVIKAFRGFPDWFTREVSRIPYPKGATWKTIIEGKPTYSPDAEKDKILGPAGIKLGTKSYLSMPIHFAGTTVGVININSFEKNTFDEEELKLLEIVAQQIESAINNAKQAEALKKSEEALKESLAQLSKKNRYETIISTVIRSIHQSTNLQDVIDNAVQAIMENIDRADSVAIYFVEGEEAVLKAQKGYSEWYLERVGRIPYPKGYAWKVIMDEQPRYCADVDEDTVIGPAGREFGIKSYLSMPIQFEGKTIGVINVNSFERNAFDEDELKLLEIVREQITVALGNTRQRGALQEALSEVESLKRRLQADNLFFHGDAKAEHSFEEIIGRSPLLMKVLLKVEHVSTTDSALLIEGEKGTGKELIARSIHKLSPRSHNPFVKINCSEFPKNQIEGELFGREEKGGFSGALSLSIGRFELANEGTVFLDEIYGLPLEIQSKLLRVLQEGEFKRLGGSNTVKVDIRLITATSHDLEQALKSGLFSEELYNELKAFQIKIPPLRDRKEDIPLLVKHFINKHGARIGKNVGMLPQGIMDTLLAYDWPGNVRELESVIEKAIISVDDMDLGEMLSTH; translated from the coding sequence GTGAGGGAGAATTTCGATTGGGTTGCCTCTCTTTTTATGACTGTGCGTACACATTGCTACAAGCTTGATAGGGTTATGGCTTATCCTCCTACCGAGTTTTTAAAATCTAGACGACGTGATATAGTATTAATAAAATTAAATTCCCTATTTTTACCTTTTGCGGTGAAAGTAACAAAAACTAAGAAGACCAGAAAGGGTCAATCTGCTACATCCGTACGGACTAAAGAAGCTAAAGGTCGCAACGATGAGTCCGTAGAGACTAAAGGGGAGCTGGAAAATTCTCTATCCCTTCTTCGTGCCACCCTGGAATCAACCGCCGATGGGATCCTGGTAGTGGATAGAGCGGGCAAGATAGTTACCTATAATCAGAAGTTCGTAGACATGTGGAGTATTCCCGCTTCGATTATGGAGTCAAGGGATGATGCTAGGGCTCTTGAGTTCGTCCTAGACCAGCTAAAAAACCCCGATGCTTTTGTCAAAAGGGTAGAGGAACTATACGAGCAGCCGGATAAAGAAAGCTATGACGTACTGGAATTTAAGGACGGGAGAATATTCGAGCGCTATTCCCAGCCACAGCGGGTCGGAGAAACAATAGTGGGTCGGGTATGGAGCTTCCGCGATGTTACCGATCGTAAATGCATAGAGAGGGAACTTGAGGATCGCGAAAAAAGACTCAAAAGACAGAATGAAGTTCTCCTAGAATTGGCCAGCAGCAGGATTTTAGAGCAAGGCAATCTAGATGCGGCTTTAAGAGAAATTGCGGAAGCAGCCGCACGCACGCTCGATGTCGAACGGGTAAATATATGGTTATATGATGATACCCGGTCAAGGGTTAAATGCGTAGAGCAATATGAATTGAGCGGTAGAGTACATTCAAAAGGATATGAGCTTTCTGCCGCCGACTATCCCCGCTACTTCAAGGCCTTGGAGGAAGAGCGCATCATAGCCGCACATGATGCCCATACTGACCCGAGGACGAGAGAGTTTTCCTCTTCTTACTTGACCCCATTTGGTATTACCTCTCTCTTGGACGCTCCGATAAGGGTTGAAGGCCGTATGGTTGGGCTCATCTGCCATGAAAACGTCGGACCGGCCAGGCAGTGGAGTTTAGAAGAACAGCATTTTGCCGGTTCGATGGCCGATTTTATCTCCTTGGCTATAGAGGCCTGGGAGCGAAAAACTGCCGAGGATGCACTTAAAGAAAGCCTGGCCCAGTTATCTAAGAAGAGCCGATACGAGTCGATTATCAGTACGGTAACAAGAAGCGTGCATCAATCGCTTAACTTGGAGGACGTCTTAGAAAACGCTGTAGACGTCATGAGCAAGAATATAGGTGGCGCAGAAAATGTGGGAATATGGCTTGTGGAAGGGGACGAGGCGGTTATTAAGGCATTCAGGGGGTTTCCTGACTGGTTTACCAGAGAGGTAAGCAGAATTCCATATCCAAAAGGAGCTACATGGAAGACAATCATCGAAGGCAAGCCCACCTATTCTCCCGATGCGGAAAAGGATAAAATTCTTGGACCTGCCGGTATAAAGCTCGGAACAAAGAGCTATCTTTCCATGCCTATCCATTTCGCTGGCACGACTGTCGGGGTTATAAACATAAACTCATTTGAAAAGAATACTTTTGACGAAGAAGAGTTAAAACTCCTTGAAATCGTAGCACAGCAAATAGAGTCCGCAATAAATAACGCAAAGCAGGCCGAGGCGCTAAAAAAATCCGAAGAAGCCCTTAAAGAGAGCCTGGCGCAACTTTCCAAGAAAAACAGATATGAGACCATAATAAGCACGGTTATTCGTTCCATCCATCAGTCTACAAATCTTCAGGATGTTATCGATAATGCTGTTCAAGCAATAATGGAGAATATAGACCGAGCGGACAGTGTGGCTATTTACTTCGTGGAAGGAGAAGAAGCGGTCTTGAAAGCGCAAAAAGGGTACTCGGAGTGGTATTTGGAGCGCGTGGGCAGAATCCCTTACCCAAAAGGTTATGCCTGGAAGGTGATCATGGATGAGCAACCAAGGTATTGCGCTGATGTGGACGAAGACACGGTCATAGGGCCAGCGGGCAGGGAGTTCGGGATAAAGAGTTACTTGTCTATGCCTATTCAATTTGAAGGCAAAACCATAGGAGTGATAAATGTGAATTCTTTTGAAAGAAATGCCTTTGATGAGGATGAGTTAAAACTGCTGGAAATCGTGCGAGAACAAATCACCGTAGCCCTCGGGAACACCCGCCAGCGAGGAGCGCTTCAAGAAGCTCTTTCCGAGGTGGAGTCGCTTAAAAGACGTCTTCAGGCTGATAATCTGTTTTTCCATGGGGATGCAAAGGCCGAACACAGCTTCGAGGAGATTATAGGCCGGAGCCCACTTCTTATGAAGGTGCTGCTAAAAGTGGAGCATGTGTCCACTACCGATTCAGCCTTATTGATCGAAGGCGAGAAGGGTACGGGCAAAGAGCTTATTGCCCGCTCTATCCATAAACTGAGCCCCCGAAGTCATAACCCGTTTGTCAAGATTAATTGTTCAGAATTCCCGAAAAATCAAATAGAGGGCGAGCTATTTGGTCGTGAGGAAAAAGGGGGTTTTAGCGGTGCACTTTCTCTCTCCATCGGGCGTTTTGAGTTGGCAAACGAGGGTACGGTTTTCCTCGACGAGATTTACGGCTTGCCGCTTGAAATACAGTCTAAATTGCTCAGGGTGCTCCAGGAGGGTGAATTCAAGCGTCTGGGCGGTTCAAATACAGTGAAAGTCGACATTCGACTGATTACCGCCACGAGCCACGACCTGGAACAAGCCTTGAAGTCTGGGCTCTTCAGTGAGGAGTTATACAACGAGCTAAAGGCATTTCAGATCAAAATCCCTCCTCTTCGCGATCGTAAGGAAGATATTCCCCTCTTAGTAAAGCATTTTATCAACAAGCATGGAGCTAGGATTGGAAAGAATGTGGGGATGCTTCCACAGGGTATCATGGATACCCTTCTGGCCTACGACTGGCCCGGCAATGTTCGCGAACTGGAAAGTGTAATCGAGAAAGCGATTATCTCGGTAGACGATATGGATTTAGGTGAGATGCTTAGTACTCACTAA
- a CDS encoding metalloregulator ArsR/SmtB family transcription factor, with the protein MGCCFKAIGDETRREILTILGKGSATAGEIASRFKISQPTVSNHLKILKEAGLITERKVAQTRIYSLDRNKLQHVIDSLEEIVKKK; encoded by the coding sequence ATGGGATGCTGTTTTAAAGCCATAGGTGACGAAACAAGGAGGGAAATCCTGACAATATTGGGGAAAGGTAGTGCCACCGCGGGAGAAATAGCCAGCCGGTTTAAAATCTCTCAACCCACCGTATCCAACCATCTTAAAATCCTGAAAGAAGCAGGTCTCATAACCGAACGAAAAGTGGCTCAAACTAGGATCTATTCTCTGGATAGAAACAAACTACAACACGTAATAGATTCTTTAGAAGAGATTGTTAAAAAAAAATAG
- a CDS encoding DoxX family protein: MMNKFFQTEDDLSVLIARLFLGVVILPHGLQKLLGMFGGFGFSATVDFFVNSGVPAAIAFLIIIGESFGAVGLIIGFLSRLAALGITLIMLGAIFLVHLPNGFFMNWSGNQPGEGFEYHLLAIGLALVVLIKGGGKWSVDRAISS, encoded by the coding sequence GTGATGAATAAATTTTTCCAGACCGAGGATGATCTAAGTGTGTTAATAGCTAGGCTCTTTTTGGGCGTGGTTATTCTGCCGCATGGCTTGCAGAAGTTGCTTGGTATGTTCGGCGGATTCGGGTTTTCCGCAACTGTGGATTTCTTTGTGAATAGCGGTGTACCAGCAGCCATTGCATTTCTGATAATTATTGGCGAGTCCTTCGGAGCCGTCGGCTTGATAATCGGCTTTCTCAGCCGTCTGGCCGCTTTGGGAATTACGCTGATTATGCTCGGCGCAATCTTTTTGGTTCATTTACCCAATGGGTTTTTTATGAATTGGTCGGGCAACCAACCGGGAGAGGGATTTGAATACCATCTACTGGCAATTGGACTTGCTCTTGTAGTTCTGATTAAGGGTGGGGGCAAATGGTCGGTGGATAGGGCCATCAGCAGCTAG
- a CDS encoding SnoaL-like domain-containing protein: MSLREQVEDLNSMILKGQILEAFEKYYADNVVMQENDQPPTVGKDANREREKQFLANLTEFRGAEVKAVAVGDDVTMVEWFFDYTHKEWGKKTYHQVAVQKWKDGKIIHEKFYYGG, encoded by the coding sequence ATGAGCTTAAGAGAGCAGGTAGAAGACCTAAACTCCATGATACTCAAAGGGCAAATACTGGAAGCGTTCGAGAAATACTATGCCGACAATGTGGTCATGCAGGAGAATGACCAGCCACCCACGGTCGGCAAGGATGCTAACCGAGAGCGGGAAAAACAGTTTCTGGCAAACTTGACCGAATTCAGGGGTGCAGAGGTAAAGGCAGTGGCAGTCGGGGACGACGTAACCATGGTAGAGTGGTTTTTCGATTACACCCATAAAGAATGGGGGAAGAAAACGTATCATCAAGTGGCCGTGCAAAAGTGGAAAGATGGAAAGATAATCCACGAGAAATTCTATTACGGAGGCTGA